One stretch of Candidatus Poribacteria bacterium DNA includes these proteins:
- a CDS encoding transcriptional regulator, with product MKILDQELADTIKVWPVVSKVLSTFETEQQYNKAVGWLDELIDEVGENGTPLIESLIDTLGTLVKDYEDRNIPEPDVDPIDCLRFLMEEHNLKPSNLPEMGNQEVVSDILSGKKPLTVTQIKVLSERFNVSPAVFV from the coding sequence ATGAAGATTTTAGATCAAGAGCTAGCTGACACCATTAAAGTATGGCCCGTCGTTTCAAAAGTCCTATCAACATTTGAAACCGAACAGCAGTATAACAAAGCTGTCGGATGGCTCGACGAATTAATAGACGAGGTAGGCGAAAATGGAACCCCATTAATTGAGTCGTTGATAGATACGTTAGGAACCTTAGTCAAGGATTACGAAGATAGAAATATCCCGGAACCAGATGTCGATCCAATAGATTGTCTGAGGTTTCTGATGGAGGAGCACAATTTGAAGCCCAGCAATTTACCAGAAATGGGCAACCAAGAAGTTGTTTCAGACATCCTCAGTGGAAAGAAACCGCTTACTGTTACACAGATCAAAGTGCTCAGCGAGAGATTCAATGTCTCCCCGGCGGTTTTTGTTTAG
- a CDS encoding type II toxin-antitoxin system HigB family toxin, which yields MHIITRKRILEFSQSHPGAERPLDRWYRIAKRTNFESFPDLRRTFRSADQVGKLTVFNIGGNRFRLVAYIVYAKKRIYIRDILTHTDYNRGKWKE from the coding sequence ATGCACATCATAACACGAAAGCGAATTCTCGAATTCAGCCAGAGCCATCCGGGGGCTGAGCGTCCTTTAGACCGATGGTATCGAATTGCAAAGCGAACAAATTTTGAATCTTTTCCGGATTTGCGAAGAACTTTTCGGAGTGCAGATCAGGTGGGGAAGTTGACAGTGTTCAATATCGGAGGCAATAGATTCAGATTGGTAGCTTACATTGTTTACGCGAAGAAGCGCATATACATCAGAGATATTTTGACACATACAGACTACAATAGAGGGAAATGGAAGGAGTAA